Within the Debaryomyces hansenii CBS767 chromosome E complete sequence genome, the region CCTCCACAACTTTCTGTTGTTTTATTAAGTGCCTTAGATTTTGGTGTGCTAAGCTCAGTAATAGATATAGTTGCTTGTATTTCTGTGGATAACTTAATTTTGAACGTGGGAAGCGGTAACGGGGAAATCAGggatgaaatcaattttaaaagACGTAATTACTGCCCATTAGGATGCAAGCAAGGTGATCTAATTGCAGTAAAGGAATTCTTCAGTTACTACAAGGAATTAATAGATAATGGCAATACTTCTGAAGCAAAAGCGTGGTGTAAGGAATTGCACTTCAGTTATAAGGGCTTCAAAAATGTTATGAGAGTtagaaatcaattgaagGACTACATGATGGCTACCGTAAGACAAGACGATACCCTCAAACAACATGAAAGAGATCAACAATTAAGGAACATTAAATTACAACTTGATGCTGAATCTCTTttagatgatgattcaGACGCCGATACGGGTGTCTCTAAACAACCTCTTGATATTCCTGCaattttaaaatcattcttGAAAGGATATATCACTAATACTGCCATTGGTATGCCCGATAGATCATATAGAACATGCACCACTGGTCAGCTTATTAGTATACATCCATCTTCTACTTTATTTGGTAAAGCTAATCTTGATGCAATTATGTATATAGAATATGTTTATACTGCAAAAGGCTACGGCAGAAATTGTTCCGTTATTGAATTAGGCTGGCTTCAAGAAATAGCTCCACAGTTGCTTGGAGCCTCTAAAATCAGtataaatgaataattaGTTTGTATACTTTTGGGTAGTAAATACATATAATAGCCTGTATAGTCTAACTGTCTTCCTTTAGTGTGGagagaaaatatatttctgaCTGTGAGAAATTTAGCACTCAATTTATATGTCTACTCTTCGACTGAATAAGAGATCTATGGAATTCAAAGAACCTCTCCCACTTATAGAAAGACCTGAGTTTATCCATGCATCTGTAGAGTCAGATGGATCTGAGAATGGAAGTGAAATATCGTTGGCTACATATGGCTACCTTATAATACTTGTAAGTTGGACAGTATTCCTCATTTCGATGAATACTTTGTTTAAGGTATGGTCCTTTGTTATATATCCCTTATCATTAGATCCCATGACGAGACCTAAATATTACAAGTTAACTACATTTTTCGAACACCTCGATTATTACGTGCTAAGTTGTTGGTGTATTTATGTGGTTTTCTGGTGGTGGTCCTGCGCTTCTTGGGTTGGACTAAAACTATTCAGACATTCTAAAGGTATTCTGGTGAGTTCCTAGTACCTTTGAGATATGTATAATTATGATTAATGATTCTGGTTtaattttgtattatataactatatttattatttaatgaaattacGCTTTCAATTAAACTTATTCATTCCCATCTTCTCCTCTGGACTTGGTCCACTCAGCATCTCCAGTTTGTCTTCCCGTAGGTATATTATGCGTCCTGGACacttcaattttattttctttgttaaatttttcactattATGTATAAGTATAACTTCTTGATACAATCTCATCAAGTTTCTGTTTTCATCTGAAGCCGTTAATGCCATATTCGAATAATATCTAACCAACTTATCATCGTTTAAAGTATCgataaattctttaatgtTTTTCAAACTAGACACAGATTCCAACTTGTTAATCTGCTTATCTGATTTggtaatatatttatcgCTTACATCCATAATGTATGTTTCACCGAAGGCAAAACACCAACTCATTTTCTTACCCCAGTTTTCACAGTAAAGATTTGGTTCATCAAATACTCCTTCACAGGGATCAAGATGGATCCATCTTTTCAAACCTAAACTATAGTATTCACACCACACATGATCCTCATGATTCCAGACGTATCTTATTTGAGATTGACTTCCCAACAATGCACGtaatatgaaaatgaaacaatTTACCCACTCACCACAGCGACCACTTTTAGTTTCTAGTAATTTAATTGGATTATTATATCTAGGAAAGCTGACGGCAATATTGCATTTAGTACATTTATAATTCTctataattgaaatttcacTTGGATTTATACTTGGAGGACCGGAGTTACCTGTTGGTacaatattattagatgattGTTTACATCGTGAACACTCAGGTTTATTGACCCACTTGAAAAAATCATGCTTGAAGTAATGTAATAACTCTAATACTATAAAATCttcatatattaaattcgGGTCTTTAGCTTTGCTTTCTCTTTCATATTCTCTTTTATCTACACCCTCATAAATTTTAGCCAAGTCAATACAATCAAGTGCTATATCAAGCTCCGATGGAATCTTAtgtttttcatttgaattgGAAACATCTATCAATTTCAGTATAAATCTCTTATCTTTATTGTCAAGCCTGGAGAATTGTTGCTGCCTATCCCTTTTGGTACCAATTGCTTTGAAGAGGCGACGCTTTGAATATGCAAGTATAAGTTTGTCAGCAAGCTCAccatattcatatttatttcctTGACTTGACATTATTTGTTCTCTCTATAGCTCTTATATTCTTAAACATAAAAGATCAATGGTTGAAGTTAAATCTTGCGATCTGATCAAATGTTTTAGGTGCACTTTTATAACTTTTTGTAGGTGGATAAGTTTTGACCAATTAACTTATTTTGAAGAGCAGTAACTAATATAGAATTTTCTttacaatatttttaatggCATTTTATACGTAGCCttgttttatatttattaattcctATCtattatgaaaatatagGCATGTTCCAAAATTGTGATTTCAGTGcaattattgcaaaaaattgCAGTTATTTTTAAACGATATTCATTTATTCTATTTCCTAAAAACTTCTTTCAAGATCAATTTAGTCAAGTTTTTAAAACTGTTTCAATCAATAAATGACTTTCTTGACTTGCATCAAGAATAGCCAACTGAAAAAATGAAGTTTCATCACTAAAGAATAGAGGGCTATTTTAtgcaattgaatatatccatgaaaaagaaataattcaacGTACGAAAGTTATCACATCTATCCAAAAGAAAGCAAGATTTGCATTTCATCATGATCTTCACAAGATATAAGACCATTTGATTCAAAGCTATtgaattgcaaaaaaaaaaaaaaatgacGACAGCTGCAGGATTCGAACCTGCGCGGGCAAAGCCCAAAAGATTTCTAATCTTTCTCCTTAACCACTCGGACAAGCTGCCTTGTTCGTGAAGTTTTGTTTTTATGGTAATAACCACAACACATCAATCCAACTTATTTCGTCCAAATTACCCTTTTGTTTGAATAAAATCTACAACAATCGTCCTAATTGTTTGTGAAAATAGTTGCACTGGCACAGAAAAAATGGGAAAGCTGAGCAGTAAGGCTGGTAATAAAGTACCAATACCACAAACCACACCTGCTAAGGCTAAGAAAAAGACTAAGAAgtctaataaaattaagGAACAGGTAGCTGTCAAAAATTCACAAATTCCATTTGAGAACTCGCCAATTTATGACTtacttcaattttttgaaaaagcCCCAGACCAATGGACAGCCAGgtatatattgatattgaccGCCATTATTTTGAGAAGTGCCGTTGGTCTAGGATCATTTCTGGGTCAAGGAGAAAAGCCAATAAATGGAGATTTTGAAGCCCAAAGACATTGGATGGAATTGACTATTCACCTTCCTATCAATAAATGGTATTTCTATGAACCATTATACTGGGGTATCGATTACCCACCATTAACTGCCTTTCACCTGTACTTATTTGGCAAGTTGGGATCGTTAATTAATTCAGACTGGTTTAGATTTTTCACCTCGAGAGGACTAGAATCATCAGATTTGAAAACATACATGAGATACACCAGCTTGATAAGTGAATTGGTGATATATGTTCCAGCATTATTAGGCTTTATTTCGATAATGgggaagaaattgaatttaagcAGGATGTATCAAATAGTGATATCTACCATAATCTTGTGTCAACCATCACTTATTTTGATAGATCATGGACATTTCCAGTATAATTCAGTGATGCTAGgattattcttattttcattagttgATCTAATCAAAggaaattatattttagCGTCAATTTGGTTCATGAGTTCAATTAACTTTAAGCAAATGGGCTTATATTATGCACCTTTTATTTTCGCATACCTTTTTTCCAAGTTATTCACTAATTATTACGACTTAGGTTCTGATAGATCTGTTAAAAAGTTAGTAACAAGCTTTaacttcaaaaaattgattgcCATTGGTCTTGCAGTAATAATTACTAGTATTGTAATTATTTCACCGTTTATTATCCTACCAAATTGTTCAAGAGCGGAGACGTTAAATGTTTTAAAGCAAATATTAATCAGAGTATTTCCATTTGAAAGAggtttatttgaagataaggTTGCAAATTTCTGGTGTACTACAAATTTAGTAGTCAAGTATAGAGATATATTTTCGATCAAccaattaaagaagattacATTATTGTCTACATTGGTGGCTATTTTACCTCCGTGCTTGATGATTTcttataaaaatatttttaatccAAAATTTTCTATTAGTTCGCTGTCTCCagtgaaatatttatcattgatttatGGATTTGCTGCTACATCATGGGGATTCTTTTTATTCTCATTTTTGGTACACGAAAAGAATGTGCTTGTGCCTCTTTTACCTAGTACGCTAttatttatcatcaatGATAAAAGTAAGATTTCCATGATCCAATGGATCAATAACATAGCAGCTTTCAGCTTATGGCCATTGttaaagaaggaaaatcTTGTTTTGCAATATGTTGTTGTGATACTTTTGTCAAATTGGTTAGTGGGTGGATTCaatatgaaattatcaaataatattttctttcctAGAATAAATTGGTTTTGGAACTTGGTAATAAGTGCATCGTATATATCGGTCGCAATTGttcattttgttgattatttttatttaccCCCAGCTAGATACCCTGATTTGTGGGTTATTTTGAACACTACAGTTTCATTCGGCtgtttttctttattctGGTTATGGAtattatatcaattttataaacTTTAGATTAGCAATTTGGCAATAACATATTTCGTTTATGATTCCTATCTTTTGTGAACAACCCCCATTCAGTTTCCCATTTATTTCCGTCTTCGTAGaatattttcttccatGGTTCATCAAACGCCTCGAAGTAATACCAGCCATAGTCATTTTCATAAGCATCACATACCCAATCATtaagaaaaatttggaaagaTTTGGGGTCAGCAACTGCTGCTTCATACTCTCCACCTTTATAGGGCCATCCCACTTCAGTTATAATGATTTCAGTATCATAACCTTCATTTAATGGTTCAATCTGGTATTTAACAAAGTCAAATGCCCATTGACTAGCTGTCTCAACTTCACCTCCAGAAAAGAAAGGATGAACATTTGCGCCAATTATATCACAACTCTTTAATAGGGTTTTATCAATCAATGAACCGATTTCTGATGTACCAATTGGTAAATCATTGTAGCCAATTTCTTTTGCGTACGATCttgcttcttcaatataCTCGCTTAAACTTTTGCTAGTTTGTTCCTCTCTAAATAATACTTCATTTCCAATGAAAATACATTCGAATAAGTCTCTAGgatatttattcaacatTTCCTTCATCCAAGTTATTTGTTGGGAATTGGTTGTTTCATTAGACCCAATCCAAACTCCCATGGCCAAGGTCATGTTAAGTtgcaaatcttgaattgaatCTAATATGAAATCTGATTGATTGCACTGCATACCATAATTTCTAACTCTAGTTGTAACCTTCGAGATTAAAGATAGATCTAATAGAATTTCCCGCTTACTGACACCACAGCGTGGTTCCATTGCATCTCTAGGAGCATAACCAAGGCCGTAGAATATCGTGCCGAAAAAATCTTTATCTGACATCAATGAAACCACTTCCTGATCATTTTTGTATTTGGGATTAATACCATTCACGGTATTATACCCAGCTAAATCAGCTCCTTTAGATTTCCTTCTTGACATTTTTGTGCTATTACCTCCATCTAAATTTCCATAATCATGAACCAAAGACTTGAACATTCTCAGCCGTTCATCTTGGTTCAGCATCCTGAAGTAATTATGCACCGTATGTTGAGTACCATTGTACAAAGTGACAACTATTGGAATAAAGCAACTAAGTAGTAATAAGATGAGAAGAAATAGTGAACTATATGTTACACGatgtttatttttttgcaaCCATTTCGGGTATTTCTCATTCAGTAAGCTCAAAGAATCAACATGACGATTATTTTCTCCTTCGATGCTTGACTCTACTTTATCTTTGCTATTACTAGTCGTAGCGGGGTTTTGAAATATGGTATTGAGAAACCGTCCATCTGGGTATCGTCCGATAGGGTCTAATATTTTTGACTTGATGAAAGGTGGCTTTCCTTTGGGAATAGGCTCAGCAATTGGAGGTGATTCTTGATGGCTGGCCAACGTCCTTGTCTCGTTTGAAAGAGGTGAAACGGCATCAATCTTATAATTTGCAATGTATTGATTTAATTCAGTTAATTCATCATGAGGGTTTCTAATATTTGTTGACGAACCACCTTCaggtattttgaatttcctTAAAGGTTCGCCTATATCTTCATGAGACACAGCATTATTAAGAGTATCATTAGAACCACTTGGTGTTTGTTGCAATAACTTGCCAGGAGCGTCTTCATACCTCAAGAAACCTCCGTGTGAATTACTCGTTTCTGTGgtcttttcaatttctagTGAAAATAGTTGAGGCAAATTTCTCTTCGGGTATTCGTCAGT harbors:
- a CDS encoding DEHA2E21362p (similar to CA2229|IPF5682 Candida albicans IPF5682 unknown function), encoding MSTLRSNKRSMEFKEPLPLIERPEFIHASVESDGSENGSEISLATYGYLIILVSWTVFLISMNTLFKVWSFVIYPLSLDPMTRPKYYKLTTFFEHLDYYVLSCWCIYVVFWWWSCASWVGLKLFRHSKGISVSS
- a CDS encoding DEHA2E21384p (similar to uniprot|Q02890 Saccharomyces cerevisiae YPL096W PNG1 de-N-glycosylation enzyme), whose product is MSSQGNKYEYGELADKLILAYSKRRLFKAIGTKRDRQQQFSRLDNKDKRFISKLIDVSNSNEKHKIPSELDIALDCIDLAKIYEGVDKREYERESKAKDPNLIYEDFIVLELLHYFKHDFFKWVNKPECSRCKQSSNNIVPTGNSGPPSINPSEISIIENYKCTKCNIAVSFPRYNNPIKLLETKSGRCGEWVNCFIFILRALLGSQSQIRYVWNHEDHVWCEYYSLGLKRWIHLDPCEGVFDEPNLYCENWGKKMSWCFAFGETYIMDVSDKYITKSDKQINKLESVSSLKNIKEFIDTLNDDKLVRYYSNMALTASDENRNLMRLYQEVILIHNSEKFNKENKIEVSRTHNIPTGRQTGDAEWTKSRGEDGNE
- a CDS encoding DEHA2E21428p (similar to uniprot|Q12001 Saccharomyces cerevisiae YOR002W ALG6 Glucosyltransferase involved in transfer of oligosaccharides from dolichyl pyrophosphate to asparagine residues of proteins during N-linked protein glycosylation); protein product: MGKSSSKAGNKVPIPQTTPAKAKKKTKKSNKIKEQVAVKNSQIPFENSPIYDLLQFFEKAPDQWTARYILILTAIILRSAVGLGSFSGQGEKPINGDFEAQRHWMELTIHLPINKWYFYEPLYWGIDYPPLTAFHSYLFGKLGSLINSDWFRFFTSRGLESSDLKTYMRYTSLISELVIYVPALLGFISIMGKKLNLSRMYQIVISTIILCQPSLILIDHGHFQYNSVMLGLFLFSLVDLIKGNYILASIWFMSSINFKQMGLYYAPFIFAYLFSKLFTNYYDLGSDRSVKKLVTSFNFKKLIAIGLAVIITSIVIISPFIILPNCSRAETLNVLKQILIRVFPFERGLFEDKVANFWCTTNLVVKYRDIFSINQLKKITLLSTLVAILPPCLMISYKNIFNPKFSISSSSPVKYLSLIYGFAATSWGFFLFSFLVHEKNVLVPLLPSTLLFIINDKSKISMIQWINNIAAFSLWPLLKKENLVLQYVVVILLSNWLVGGFNMKLSNNIFFPRINWFWNLVISASYISVAIVHFVDYFYLPPARYPDLWVILNTTVSFGCFSLFWLWILYQFYKL
- a CDS encoding DEHA2E21450p (some similarities with CA2245|IPF7409 Candida albicans IPF7409 unknown function), giving the protein MSSETDSYRDKDRNIEDSPGSNCSESSNKELNNETVLDESKNKADISNDQCKEYNTDEYPKRNLPQLFSLEIEKTTETSNSHGGFLRYEDAPGKLLQQTPSGSNDTLNNAVSHEDIGEPLRKFKIPEGGSSTNIRNPHDELTELNQYIANYKIDAVSPLSNETRTLASHQESPPIAEPIPKGKPPFIKSKILDPIGRYPDGRFLNTIFQNPATTSNSKDKVESSIEGENNRHVDSLSLSNEKYPKWLQKNKHRVTYSSLFLLILLLLSCFIPIVVTLYNGTQHTVHNYFRMSNQDERSRMFKSLVHDYGNLDGGNSTKMSRRKSKGADLAGYNTVNGINPKYKNDQEVVSLMSDKDFFGTIFYGLGYAPRDAMEPRCGVSKREILLDLSLISKVTTRVRNYGMQCNQSDFILDSIQDLQLNMTLAMGVWIGSNETTNSQQITWMKEMLNKYPRDLFECIFIGNEVLFREEQTSKSLSEYIEEARSYAKEIGYNDLPIGTSEIGSLIDKTLLKSCDIIGANVHPFFSGGEVETASQWAFDFVKYQIEPLNEGYDTEIIITEVGWPYKGGEYEAAVADPKSFQIFLNDWVCDAYENDYGWYYFEAFDEPWKKIFYEDGNKWETEWGLFTKDRNHKRNMLLPNC